A genome region from Scyliorhinus canicula chromosome 16, sScyCan1.1, whole genome shotgun sequence includes the following:
- the LOC119979721 gene encoding serine/arginine-rich splicing factor 10-like, whose translation MSRYARPPNSSLFVRNVGDCTRKFKAIRCNWRTHKESMKEPFRQLSMFEDVRDAEDALHNLDRKWVCGRQIEIQFAQGDRKTPGQMKSKERRSSRSSPRYDRYDDYDRRRRSRSRSYDRRRSRSRSYDRSHRRSDSPKKHRRRHRSYSRSRSRSRSRSRSRSRSKSASRKDSKTRSQSRSCSHSRSRSRSKSRSLSGHKSDSHHED comes from the exons ATGTCTCGGTATGCTCGTCCGCCGAACAGCTCCCTCTTCGTCAGGAATGTCGGGGATTGCACCAGAAAATTTAAAGCAATCCGCTGTAACTGGCGAACCCACAAAGAAAGTATGAAAGAGCCTTTTAGA CAGCTTAGCATGTTTGAAGATGTTCGTGATGCAGAAGATGCACTCCACAACCTCGACCGGAAATGGGTGTGTGGTCGTCAAATTGAGATCCAGTTTGCTCAAGGTGATCGAAAAACACCTGGGCAGATGAAATCAAAGGAACGAAGATCGTCACGAAGTTCACCACGATATGACCGTTATGATGACTATGATAGGCGGAGGAGGTCCAGGAGTCGAAGTTATGACAGGAGGAGATCACGGAGTCGTTCTTATGATCGAAGTCACAGGCGGTCTGACAGCCCTAAAAAGCACAGGCGTCGCCATCGTTCTTATTCCAGATCTAGATCCAGGTCAAGATCTAGATCCAGGTCTAGATCCAGATCAAAATCTGCATCCAGAAAGGATTCTAAGACACGGTCGCAATCAAGGTCATGCAGCCATTCAAGATCCAGGTCTAGATCGAAATCCAGATCACTAAGTGGCCACAAATCTGATAGTCACCATGAGGACTGA